One part of the Arabidopsis thaliana chromosome 4, partial sequence genome encodes these proteins:
- a CDS encoding RNI-like superfamily protein (RNI-like superfamily protein; FUNCTIONS IN: ubiquitin-protein ligase activity; INVOLVED IN: ubiquitin-dependent protein catabolic process; LOCATED IN: chloroplast; CONTAINS InterPro DOMAIN/s: F-box domain, cyclin-like (InterPro:IPR001810); BEST Arabidopsis thaliana protein match is: RNI-like superfamily protein (TAIR:AT4G05460.1); Has 30201 Blast hits to 17322 proteins in 780 species: Archae - 12; Bacteria - 1396; Metazoa - 17338; Fungi - 3422; Plants - 5037; Viruses - 0; Other Eukaryotes - 2996 (source: NCBI BLink).), with amino-acid sequence MVTSSSSPPLATSQLPVMKGEEKPSNWAELPPDLLSSILLRLSPLEILENARKVCRSWRRVSKDPLIWRRIDMRNLRRLYCIYAMEACCRHVVDLSQGGLLEFNIDQWRFQTTSLLNYMAERSSNLRRLRVKGGQITSVGIFEAIVKLPLLEELELLYCSIEEEHFKTIGQACPNLKTLKLVGFWSHLNESDNDALAIADTMPGLLHLQLISNGLTNIGLNAILDGCPHLECLDLRQCFNINLFGDLERQCLERIKDFRCPNDVLDDYNYVIFSDNGSIEDEKGEEEENYSYGSDDTEYGYRRSADF; translated from the exons ATGGTTACTTCCTCGTCTTCGCCGCCGTTGGCTACTTCCCAGCTTCCGGTGATGAAAGGCGAAGAAAAGCCTTCAAACTGGGCGGAGCTACCCCCGGATTTGCTGTCTTCAATTCTACTCCGTCTTAGCCCATTGGAGATACTTGAAAACGCTCGGAAAGTATGCAGATCGTGGCGACGCGTCTCTAAAGACCCATTGATTTGGCGTAGAATCGACATGAGAAACCTGAGAAGATTGTACTGTATTTACGCTATGGAAGCCTGTTGTCGTCACGTCGTTGATCTCAGCCAGGGAGGCTTGCTTGAGTTCAACATTGATCAGTGGCGCTTTCAGACCACTTCTCTACTCAACTACATGGCCGAGAG ATCAAGTAATCTGAGACGTCTTAGGGTTAAAGGTGGTCAAATAACGAGTGTTGGAATTTTTGAAGCAATCGTGAAACTGCCATTGCTTGAAGAACTCGAGCTTTTGTACTGCTCAATCGAAGAAGAGCATTTCAAAACTATAGGCCAGGCTTGTCCAAATCTGAAGACATTGAAACTAGTGGGGTTTTGGAGTCATCTAAATGAGAGTGACAATGATGCTCTAGCAATTGCTGACACCATGCCTGGTCTTCTCCACCTCCAGCTTATTAGTAACGGACTAACCAACATTGGCTTGAATGCCATTCTCGACGGTTGTCCTCACCTGGAATGCCTTGATTTACGCCAGTGTTTCAACATTAACCTTTTTGGGGATTTGGAGAGACAATGTTTGGAGAGGATCAAAGATTTTAGATGCCCCAATGATGTACTTGATGATTACAATTATGTCATTTTCTCCGATAATGGTTCGATAGAAGACGAAAAAggcgaagaagaggaaaattaCTCATATGGTAGCGATGACACTGAGTACGGCTACAGAAGGTCAGCTGACTTCTAA
- a CDS encoding RNI-like superfamily protein (RNI-like superfamily protein; CONTAINS InterPro DOMAIN/s: F-box domain, cyclin-like (InterPro:IPR001810); BEST Arabidopsis thaliana protein match is: RNI-like superfamily protein (TAIR:AT4G05460.1); Has 1787 Blast hits to 1493 proteins in 145 species: Archae - 0; Bacteria - 0; Metazoa - 786; Fungi - 197; Plants - 734; Viruses - 0; Other Eukaryotes - 70 (source: NCBI BLink).) codes for MSSSSSSPFPQAMKNGEYRNWAELPPELTSSILLRLGAIEILQNAQRVCKSWRRVCQDPSMWRKIDIRIKENLVNSVELFYVIEPLCCRAVDLSQGGLLEINIDYLVNTSFLNYIADRSSNLRRLGVVDCAPVLSRGVVEAAMKLPLLEELDITYKSSIREQELKVVGQSCPNLRTLKLNCTGDVKCCDKVALAIAETMPGLRHLQLFRNGLSETGLNAILEGCPHLKNLGLHQCLNINIVGDIVK; via the exons ATgtcttcgtcgtcttcttcccCTTTCCCTCAGGCTATGAAGAACGGAGAGTATAGAAACTGGGCGGAGCTACCGCCGGAACTGACGTCATCGATCCTGCTCCGACTCGGTGCGATTGAGATACTTCAAAACGCTCAGAGAGTGTGCAAATCGTGGCGACGCGTCTGTCAAGACCCATCGATGTGGCGTAAAATCGACATCAGAATCAAGGAAAACTTGGTAAACTCGGTAGAATTGTTTTACGTTATCGAGCCCCTGTGCTGTCGCGCCGTTGATCTCAGCCAGGGAGGCTTGCTTGAGATCAACATTGATTACTTGGTGAACACTTCGTTCCTCAATTACATTGCCGACAG ATCAAGTAATCTGAGACGGCTTGGAGTTGTTGACTGTGCTCCAGTATTGAGCAGGGGAGTTGTCGAAGCAGCGATGAAGCTCCCATTGCTTGAAGAACTTGATATTACATACAAGTCATCAATCAGAGAACAAGAGTTAAAAGTTGTAGGCCAGTCTTGTCCAAATCTGAGGACATTAAAGCTAAACTGTACGGGTGATGTTAAGTGTTGTGATAAGGTTGCTCTAGCAATCGCTGAAACAATGCCCGGTCTTCGCCACCTCCAGCTTTTCAGGAACGGATTATCCGAGACGGGCTTGAACGCCATTCTTGAAGGTTGTCCTCACCTGAAAAACCTCGGGTTACACCAGTGTTTAAACATTAACATTGTAGGTGATATAGTGAAGTGA